The proteins below come from a single Malus domestica chromosome 03, GDT2T_hap1 genomic window:
- the LOC103420078 gene encoding beta-glucosidase 13-like — translation MAMRLQSLLLGVLLLTGFAAGDGKTTAVIPSRYSSASLNRSSFPSGFVFGSASASYQYEGAWDEGGKGPSIWDNFTHQYPEKVIDGSNGDVADDQYHRYKEDVKIMKDMGLDAYRFSISWSRLLPNGKLSGGVNKEGVQYYNNLINELLNKGVTPYATIFHWDLPQALEEEYGGFLNRQIVNHFRDYAELCFKLFGDRVKHWITLNEPYTFITFGYASGELAPGRCSAWQNLNCTGGDSATEPYIVAHHFLLAHAHAVKVYKTKYQASQEGVIGITLATNWFVPVSNATRHRNAANRSLDFMFGWFMEPLTSGQYPHSMQVLVKERLPKFTQEESKLIKGSFDFVGMNYYTTHYSSDQPHNNSANASFLTDARVFESTELNGVPIGPPAASSWLVIYPKGIREILLYAKHKYNNPLIYITENGLDEFDDPTLSLPQSLNDTHRIDYHYHHLDYLRKAINDGVNVKGYFAWSLLDNFEWASGYTLRFGFVYIDYNDGLKRHPKLSASWFKCFLG, via the exons ATGGCAATGAGGTTACAGTCACTGCTGTTGGGTGTGCTACTACTAACTGGCTTTGCAGCGGGAGATGGTAAAACTACTGCTGTTATACCTAGTCGTTATAGCAGTGCTTCCCTGAACAGAAGCAGTTTTCCATCAGGCTTTGTATTTGGTTCAGCTTCAGCATCTTACCAA TATGAAGGTGCATGGGATGAAGGTGGTAAAGGACCAAGCATATGGGATAACTTCACCCACCAGTATCCAG AAAAAGTCATTGATGGAAGCAATGGGGACGTGGCTGATGATCAATACCACCGCTATAAG GAAGATGTAAAGATTATGAAGGATATGGGATTGGATGCTTATAGGTTCTCTATCTCATGGTCCAGATTGTTACCAA aTGGAAAGCTAAGTGGGGGTGTGAACAAGGAAGGAGTACAATACTACAACAATCTCATCAATGAACTCCTAAACAAAG GTGTAACGCCATATGCGACAATCTTTCATTGGGATCTTCCTCAAGCCTTAGAAGAAGAATATGGTGGTTTCTTAAACCGTCAAATTGT CAATCATTTTCGGGACTACGCAGAACTTTGCTTTAAGTTATTTGGCGATCGGGTAAAGCATTGGATCACACTAAATGAGCCATATACTTTTATTACTTTTGGCTATGCATCAGGAGAATTAGCACCCGGGCGATGTTCTGCTTGGCAGAACTTAAACTGCACCGGCGGTGATTCGGCTACCGAACCCTATATAGTAGCACACCACTTCCTCCTCGCTCATGCACATGCTGTTAAAGTGTACAAGACTAAATATCAG GCATCTCAAGAAGGCGTGATAGGAATAACATTAGCGACAAATTGGTTTGTGCCGGTTTCTAACGCAACGCGTCATCGGAATGCTGCGAATCGATCTTTGGATTTTATGTTTGGATG GTTTATGGAGCCATTGACAAGCGGCCAATATCCGCACAGTATGCAAGTTCTTGTTAAAGAAAGATTACCTAAATTTACACAAGAAGAATCCAAGTTAATAAAAGGGtcatttgattttgttggaATGAATTATTATACTACTCACTATTCAAGCGATCAACCTCATAATAATTCTGCAAATGCAAGCTTCCTGACCGATGCTCGCGTTTTTGAATCAA CCGAGCTTAATGGAGTCCCCATTGGTCCTCCG GCTGCTTCAAGCTGGCTAGTTATTTATCCAAAAGGCATTCGAGAGATTTTACTCTACGCAAAGCACAAATATAATAATCCGCTCATTTACATTACTGAGAACg GCCTTGACGAGTTCGATGATCCCACATTGTCACTTCCGCAATCCCTCAATGATACCCACAGAATTGATTACCACTACCACCACCTCGACTATCTTCGAAAAGCAATCAA TGATGGTGTAAATGTGAAGGGATACTTTGCATGGTCATTGCTGGACAATTTTGAATGGGCTTCTGGATACACCTTACGATTTGGTTTCGTCTATATAGATTACAATGATGGACTTAAGAGGCACCCAAAACTCTCAGCAAGCTGGTTCAAATGTTTCCTTGGATAA